A region from the Achromobacter seleniivolatilans genome encodes:
- the ccoP gene encoding cytochrome-c oxidase, cbb3-type subunit III, with translation MSDFVNGFWGYFISVVAVGGVVWCVWLLYTQRRWLTNKPANGKVEDTGHVWDGDLTELNNPVPTWWTWMYLLACVFALGYLFFMPGLGSYKGQLGYSSTEEVAKHQAQMAEAVRPIYARFETMTVPQIAEDPGAREIGQRLFLNTCAQCHGSDAKGGFSFPNLTDGDWLHGGTPEIIMKTIKEGRHGVMPPWKAAIDAKTAGDIAQYVRSLSGLTTDPVRVFRGKREFGNFCVACHGVDGKGNQMLGAPNLTDDVWLYGSSEASIVKTILDGRDNRMPAHDHILSPEQIKILTAWVWGLSNKPGTAAGGDSTATPAATPAATAAK, from the coding sequence ATGAGCGATTTCGTTAATGGCTTCTGGGGGTATTTCATCTCGGTCGTGGCCGTGGGTGGCGTGGTGTGGTGCGTGTGGCTGCTGTATACACAGCGCCGCTGGCTCACCAACAAGCCCGCCAACGGCAAGGTCGAGGACACGGGCCACGTCTGGGACGGCGACCTGACCGAGCTGAACAACCCGGTCCCCACCTGGTGGACCTGGATGTACCTGCTGGCCTGCGTGTTTGCGTTGGGCTACCTGTTCTTCATGCCGGGTCTGGGTTCGTACAAGGGCCAGCTGGGTTACAGCAGCACCGAGGAAGTGGCCAAGCATCAAGCCCAAATGGCCGAAGCCGTGCGTCCGATCTACGCGCGGTTCGAGACCATGACTGTGCCGCAGATCGCTGAAGATCCGGGCGCCCGTGAAATCGGCCAACGCCTGTTCTTGAACACGTGTGCGCAGTGCCATGGCTCGGATGCCAAGGGCGGCTTCAGCTTTCCCAACTTGACGGACGGTGACTGGTTGCACGGCGGTACGCCGGAAATCATCATGAAGACCATCAAGGAAGGGCGTCACGGCGTGATGCCGCCCTGGAAAGCCGCCATTGACGCCAAGACGGCTGGCGACATTGCACAGTACGTGCGTTCGCTGTCGGGCCTGACGACCGACCCGGTTCGAGTGTTCCGCGGCAAGCGCGAGTTCGGCAACTTCTGCGTCGCCTGTCACGGTGTGGACGGCAAGGGCAACCAGATGCTGGGCGCGCCCAACCTGACGGACGATGTGTGGCTGTATGGCAGTTCGGAAGCATCGATCGTGAAGACGATTCTTGATGGCCGTGACAACCGCATGCCGGCGCACGATCACATCCTGAGCCCGGAGCAGATCAAGATTCTGACGGCCTGGGTCTGGGGTTTGTCGAACAAGCCGGGTACGGCAGCCGGGGGCGACAGCACCGCTACCCCCGCAGCCACTCCTGCAGCCACCGCTGCGAAGTAA
- the ccoG gene encoding cytochrome c oxidase accessory protein CcoG yields the protein MEEGSTASVSSSPGGDPPPWRPHTRPPRPGQETLEQTLEDVRSKIYPRSVSGIFARWRIAFVFITQLIFYGLPWLQWNGRQAVLFDLGARKFYLFGMVLWPQDVVYLAVLLVISALALFLFTAVAGRLFCGYACPQTVYTEIFMWIERKVEGDRIARIRLDESPWTWRKARLKLTKHFLWIALAWWTGSTFIGYFAPIRELGHELFTLQLGPWQWFWMLFYGFATWGNAGFMRESVCKYMCPYARFQSVMVDPDTFVVTYDKRRGDPRGGRSRKVDHKAAGLGDCVDCSLCVQVCPTGIDIRDGLQYMCIGCGACIDACDQVMGKMQYDPGLIRYTSDRAIQEGLNGKSALSHLLRPRVLIYGTMILLLAVAFVWSLAVRNPLRVDVIRDRGALGREVAGGQIENVYRLQIINTSDTPMRLRLSADGIPGLAVLAGQQGSDVVEVQAAANKLLPMVIRAPAGVEPGAHPITLRARGQDGENRSIETDEPASFYVPD from the coding sequence ATGGAAGAAGGGTCAACCGCAAGCGTCAGCAGTTCGCCTGGCGGTGACCCGCCGCCTTGGCGGCCCCATACGCGTCCGCCGCGTCCCGGGCAAGAGACTCTGGAACAAACGCTGGAGGACGTGCGCAGCAAGATTTATCCGCGATCCGTCAGCGGCATTTTTGCCCGCTGGCGCATCGCTTTTGTTTTTATCACCCAGCTGATTTTCTACGGTCTGCCCTGGCTGCAATGGAACGGGCGTCAGGCGGTGCTGTTTGACCTGGGCGCGCGCAAGTTTTACCTGTTCGGCATGGTGTTGTGGCCGCAGGACGTGGTGTATCTGGCTGTGCTGCTGGTCATCTCGGCGCTGGCGCTGTTTCTGTTTACTGCCGTGGCAGGGCGGCTGTTCTGTGGTTACGCCTGTCCGCAAACGGTCTACACGGAAATCTTCATGTGGATCGAGCGCAAGGTTGAAGGCGACCGCATCGCGCGTATCCGTCTGGATGAATCGCCATGGACATGGCGCAAAGCGCGCCTGAAACTCACCAAGCATTTTCTGTGGATCGCGCTGGCCTGGTGGACAGGCTCCACCTTCATCGGGTATTTCGCCCCGATCCGCGAACTGGGCCATGAGTTGTTCACGCTGCAACTGGGTCCGTGGCAATGGTTCTGGATGCTGTTCTACGGTTTCGCCACCTGGGGCAACGCTGGCTTCATGCGGGAATCCGTGTGCAAGTACATGTGCCCGTATGCTCGCTTCCAAAGCGTCATGGTAGATCCCGATACCTTTGTCGTCACCTATGACAAGCGCCGTGGCGATCCGCGCGGCGGGCGTTCGCGCAAAGTGGACCACAAGGCGGCGGGCTTGGGTGACTGCGTGGATTGCAGCTTGTGTGTGCAGGTCTGCCCGACCGGTATCGATATTCGCGACGGCCTGCAATACATGTGCATAGGCTGCGGCGCCTGTATCGACGCCTGCGACCAGGTCATGGGCAAGATGCAATATGACCCGGGTCTGATCCGCTATACCTCTGACCGGGCGATACAGGAAGGTCTGAACGGGAAAAGCGCGCTATCGCACCTGCTGCGCCCGCGCGTGCTGATCTACGGCACCATGATCCTGCTGCTGGCTGTGGCGTTCGTGTGGTCGCTTGCGGTACGCAATCCCTTGCGCGTGGACGTCATCCGCGATCGGGGCGCGCTGGGCCGTGAAGTGGCGGGTGGCCAGATTGAAAACGTCTACCGCTTGCAGATCATCAACACGTCGGATACGCCAATGCGGCTGCGCTTGTCGGCCGACGGCATACCGGGGCTCGCCGTGCTGGCCGGTCAACAGGGGTCTGATGTGGTCGAAGTGCAAGCTGCTGCCAACAAGCTCCTGCCCATGGTGATCCGCGCCCCCGCTGGCGTTGAACCCGGCGCCCATCCCATCACGCTGCGCGCGCGCGGCCAAGACGGTGAAAACCGGTCCATCGAGACCGACGAACCCGCCAGTTTCTACGTGCCTGATTGA
- a CDS encoding FixH family protein, translating into MNIAQPAPIVKPWYREPWPWILMAGPFVAMIGCFITIYFAYTQFSTQPILDGVVKRGLVIEQTAPKAADGAAAASAVRVNP; encoded by the coding sequence ATGAACATTGCTCAGCCCGCCCCGATCGTGAAACCCTGGTATCGCGAGCCCTGGCCATGGATTCTCATGGCCGGCCCGTTCGTGGCCATGATTGGCTGCTTCATCACCATCTATTTCGCGTACACCCAGTTCAGCACCCAGCCGATACTGGACGGTGTGGTCAAACGCGGTTTGGTGATTGAACAGACCGCGCCCAAGGCTGCCGACGGGGCCGCTGCCGCGAGCGCCGTGCGCGTCAATCCTTAA
- a CDS encoding zinc ribbon domain-containing protein YjdM, whose protein sequence is MSALPACPKCQSEFTYEDGSAYVCPECAHEWSADAATAAEDDVRVYRDSAGNVLQDGDTITVIKDLKLKGSGGVVKMGTKVKGIRLVDSDHDIDCKIDGFGQMSLKSEFVKKV, encoded by the coding sequence GTGAGTGCATTGCCCGCCTGTCCAAAATGCCAATCCGAATTCACCTACGAAGATGGCAGCGCCTATGTCTGCCCGGAGTGCGCGCATGAATGGTCGGCAGACGCCGCCACTGCCGCGGAAGACGATGTTCGTGTCTACCGCGACTCGGCCGGCAACGTCTTGCAAGACGGCGACACCATCACCGTCATCAAAGACCTGAAGCTCAAGGGTTCAGGCGGCGTGGTCAAGATGGGCACGAAGGTCAAGGGCATCCGGCTGGTCGACAGCGACCACGACATCGATTGCAAAATCGACGGCTTTGGCCAGATGAGCCTGAAGTCGGAATTCGTCAAGAAAGTCTGA
- a CDS encoding ABC transporter ATP-binding protein, translated as MQPVISVQDLSKKYASGFQALKSVNLEIQRGEIFALLGPNGAGKTTLISIICGIVNPTDGRVLADGHDIVSDFRAARSKIGLVPQEISTDAFESVWNTVTFSRGLFGKPANPAYIEKVLRELSLWDKKDSRIMALSGGMKRRVMIAKALSHEPAILFLDEPTAGVDVELRRGMWEMVRRLRESGVTIILTTHYIEEAQEMADRIGVIRKGEIILVEEKDALMAKLGKRQLALTLKAPLPGIPTALDAYQLDLSADGYKLVYTYDNQGGGAISQLLHDLSRLEIEFTDLNSSESSLEDIFVSLVHGQS; from the coding sequence GTGCAGCCGGTCATATCAGTTCAGGATTTATCCAAAAAGTACGCTTCGGGGTTCCAGGCGCTGAAAAGCGTCAATCTGGAAATCCAGCGCGGCGAGATTTTTGCGTTGCTCGGGCCGAACGGCGCGGGAAAGACGACGCTGATCAGCATTATTTGCGGGATCGTCAATCCTACCGACGGCCGCGTGCTGGCCGACGGCCATGACATCGTGTCGGATTTCCGCGCGGCGCGTTCCAAGATCGGCCTGGTGCCCCAAGAGATTTCCACCGACGCGTTTGAAAGCGTGTGGAATACGGTGACGTTCAGCCGCGGCCTGTTTGGCAAACCCGCCAATCCCGCCTACATCGAAAAGGTGCTGCGCGAACTGTCGTTGTGGGACAAGAAGGACAGCCGCATCATGGCACTGTCTGGCGGCATGAAGCGCCGGGTCATGATCGCCAAGGCCTTGTCGCACGAACCCGCGATTCTGTTCCTGGACGAACCGACGGCGGGCGTGGACGTAGAGCTGCGGCGCGGTATGTGGGAAATGGTGCGGCGCCTGCGCGAAAGCGGCGTCACCATCATTTTGACGACCCACTATATTGAAGAAGCCCAGGAAATGGCCGACCGCATCGGTGTGATCCGCAAGGGCGAGATCATCCTGGTCGAAGAGAAGGACGCGTTGATGGCCAAGCTGGGCAAGCGCCAGCTGGCCTTGACTTTGAAGGCGCCGCTGCCGGGTATTCCGACGGCGCTGGATGCCTATCAACTGGACTTGTCGGCCGACGGCTACAAACTGGTCTACACCTATGACAACCAGGGCGGCGGCGCTATTTCGCAGCTGCTGCACGACCTGAGCCGCCTTGAGATCGAATTCACGGATTTGAATTCATCGGAAAGTTCGCTTGAGGATATCTTTGTCAGCCTGGTACACGGTCAATCATGA
- a CDS encoding ABC transporter permease: protein MNFYAIRAIYLFEMARAWRTLMQSVLSPVISTSLYFVVFGSAIGSHMVEIDGVSYGAFIVPGMIMLSLLTQSIANASFGIYMPRFSGTIYEIHSAPISYVEIVMGYVGAAASKSIILGLIMLATARLFVAFDIAHPFWMLGFLVLTAVTFSLFGFIIGVWADGFEKLQIIPLMIITPLTFLGGTFYSIKMLPPFWQTATLFNPVVYLVSGFRWAFYGVSDVSLGVSVGMTLVFLLACLLGVRWIFKTGYRLKT, encoded by the coding sequence ATGAACTTCTACGCCATTCGCGCTATCTACCTGTTTGAAATGGCTCGGGCCTGGCGCACGCTGATGCAAAGCGTGTTGTCGCCGGTGATTTCCACGTCGCTTTATTTCGTGGTGTTCGGGTCGGCCATCGGTTCGCACATGGTGGAGATCGATGGGGTCAGCTACGGCGCCTTCATCGTGCCCGGCATGATCATGCTGTCTTTGCTGACGCAAAGTATCGCCAACGCGTCCTTCGGTATCTATATGCCGCGGTTCTCGGGCACCATCTACGAAATCCACTCAGCTCCGATTTCCTATGTGGAGATTGTGATGGGCTACGTTGGCGCCGCCGCCAGCAAGTCCATCATCCTGGGGCTGATCATGCTGGCGACCGCCAGGCTGTTCGTGGCGTTCGACATCGCGCATCCGTTCTGGATGCTGGGCTTCTTGGTGCTGACCGCGGTGACGTTCAGTCTGTTCGGCTTCATCATCGGCGTGTGGGCTGACGGCTTTGAGAAGCTGCAAATCATTCCGCTGATGATCATCACGCCACTGACATTTCTGGGCGGCACCTTTTATTCCATCAAGATGCTGCCCCCGTTCTGGCAGACCGCCACCTTGTTCAATCCGGTGGTCTATCTGGTCAGCGGGTTCCGGTGGGCGTTTTACGGCGTGTCGGATGTCAGTTTGGGCGTGAGCGTTGGCATGACGCTGGTGTTCCTGCTGGCCTGCCTGCTGGGCGTGCGCTGGATCTTCAAGACGGGTTACCGCCTCAAGACCTGA
- a CDS encoding glutathione S-transferase family protein: MTPDLTLYDLAGADASLRFSPHCWKTHMALAHKGLSAKTVPWRFTEKESIDFSGQKLVPVLVHDTHVVSDSWQIACYLEDTFPERPSLFGGAGGRAVSLFANAWADTTLVPTLARLLLPSIHGLIHEKDQAYFRASREKRFGKLEDLPAGYAVQIAALRDALLPLRQTLGKQPYLAGSQPAYADYAVFGMFMWARCTSPQELLAEDDPVHAWRERLLDAFDGLARRAPMSPGD; the protein is encoded by the coding sequence TTGACCCCGGATCTCACCCTCTATGACCTGGCCGGCGCAGACGCGTCGCTGCGTTTCAGCCCGCATTGCTGGAAGACGCATATGGCGCTGGCCCACAAAGGCTTATCGGCCAAGACGGTTCCCTGGCGCTTCACTGAAAAAGAGTCCATTGATTTTTCAGGCCAGAAACTGGTGCCGGTGCTGGTGCACGACACGCATGTCGTCAGCGACTCCTGGCAAATTGCCTGCTATCTGGAAGACACCTTTCCCGAACGCCCGTCGCTGTTCGGCGGCGCCGGCGGACGCGCGGTAAGCCTGTTTGCAAACGCCTGGGCAGATACCACGCTGGTACCCACCCTGGCTCGGCTGCTGCTGCCGTCCATCCACGGCCTGATCCATGAAAAGGACCAGGCGTACTTCCGCGCATCGCGGGAAAAGCGGTTTGGAAAGCTGGAAGATCTGCCGGCGGGTTATGCCGTGCAAATCGCGGCGCTGCGCGACGCTCTGCTGCCACTGCGCCAGACCTTGGGCAAACAACCCTATCTGGCGGGCAGCCAGCCCGCGTACGCCGACTATGCCGTGTTCGGCATGTTCATGTGGGCCCGCTGCACCAGCCCGCAGGAACTGCTGGCCGAAGACGACCCGGTCCATGCCTGGCGCGAACGGCTGCTCGATGCCTTTGACGGCCTGGCACGCCGCGCGCCCATGAGCCCGGGCGACTGA
- a CDS encoding DUF4168 domain-containing protein: MQRSTYAFLSAAILTTALSGAPALAQNASQQPAQPQMAPAIQQPTDQQLQRFASASQKISGVVDEYRPKVDAAKTDDAKQKVVQEADAKMVKLVRADGLSVEEFNGIGQAVQQDPQLKQRVMSMSQGAPK, encoded by the coding sequence ATGCAGCGTTCCACTTACGCATTCCTATCCGCCGCCATTCTGACGACGGCGTTGTCCGGTGCTCCCGCCCTGGCTCAAAACGCCAGCCAGCAACCGGCCCAGCCGCAGATGGCGCCCGCCATTCAACAGCCTACTGATCAGCAGTTACAGCGCTTCGCATCTGCCTCGCAAAAGATCTCCGGCGTAGTCGACGAATACCGCCCCAAGGTTGACGCGGCCAAGACTGACGACGCCAAGCAGAAGGTGGTCCAGGAAGCGGACGCCAAAATGGTGAAGCTGGTGCGTGCCGACGGTCTTAGCGTCGAAGAATTCAATGGCATCGGCCAAGCCGTGCAGCAAGACCCGCAGTTAAAGCAGCGGGTCATGAGCATGAGCCAGGGCGCGCCGAAGTAA
- a CDS encoding sulfite exporter TauE/SafE family protein: protein MLYLVLALFGCLSGVTTVLFGFGGGFVVVPVLFGVLTATHGAQDAIGLSAMHIAVATSTCVMIVNSIAATRKHRRAGNILRAYVWPLAAFIAIGALLGALAATHASGELVRYAFIAYLAVTILDCLLRQGFLAQHGAETPRPLGQAVVVGGGIVIGAIATFLGVGGSVMTVPLLRRRGLPMAKAAAMANPLTLPVAIVGTVAYMAAARELPAALAPWIVGYVDLLAFAALALGSLAGIRLGAPLIPRIPDRLHAKVYVSLLALVMLSMLLI, encoded by the coding sequence ATGCTGTATCTGGTGTTGGCCTTATTCGGTTGCTTAAGCGGCGTCACGACCGTCCTCTTCGGCTTCGGTGGCGGCTTTGTCGTCGTGCCCGTGCTGTTCGGCGTCTTGACGGCCACGCATGGCGCGCAAGACGCCATCGGCTTGTCAGCAATGCACATCGCCGTTGCGACGTCTACCTGCGTCATGATCGTCAATTCCATAGCTGCGACACGGAAGCATCGGCGCGCCGGGAACATCCTGCGCGCCTACGTCTGGCCCCTGGCAGCCTTTATCGCCATCGGCGCCCTGCTCGGTGCACTGGCCGCCACGCATGCCAGCGGTGAGCTGGTGCGTTACGCCTTCATCGCTTATCTGGCGGTGACGATCCTGGATTGTCTGCTGCGCCAGGGTTTCCTTGCCCAACACGGCGCCGAAACGCCACGGCCCCTGGGCCAGGCCGTCGTGGTCGGAGGCGGCATCGTCATCGGCGCCATCGCCACCTTTCTGGGCGTCGGGGGCAGCGTGATGACGGTACCGCTGCTGCGCCGCCGCGGCCTGCCAATGGCCAAGGCTGCGGCGATGGCCAACCCGCTGACCTTGCCCGTGGCAATTGTGGGCACCGTAGCCTACATGGCGGCTGCGCGCGAGCTGCCCGCTGCACTTGCGCCGTGGATTGTGGGCTATGTGGACTTGCTTGCCTTCGCGGCGCTGGCGCTGGGGTCGCTGGCGGGCATCCGGCTCGGCGCACCCTTGATCCCGCGCATTCCTGACCGCCTGCATGCCAAGGTCTATGTGAGCCTGCTAGCTCTGGTGATGTTGAGCATGTTGCTCATTTGA
- a CDS encoding AraC family transcriptional regulator — MRNTHIDLYDALNRAVVAIGNDYPPGHLLPAHAHRRAQLLYGATGVMHVVTRDGNWVVPPQRAVWIPAGVTHQVRMLDVSTRSAYLEPGAARAGRSVCEVIEVSTLLRQLLSEAVDMPAAYDLDGRDGALAALLLHEVDRACVLPLHIPLPRDKRLAPLCKAFIAAPDAHVPPQMWADQLHMSLRTFSRYFRQQTGMAFSEWRQRACVVLALARLASGVPVTTIALDFGYQSPAAFSTMFRRVLGRPPTEYLRQD, encoded by the coding sequence ATGCGCAATACCCATATTGACCTTTACGACGCCTTAAATCGTGCCGTGGTCGCCATTGGCAACGACTATCCGCCGGGCCATCTATTGCCCGCCCACGCGCATCGCCGCGCCCAGTTGCTGTACGGCGCCACCGGGGTCATGCACGTGGTGACGCGGGACGGCAACTGGGTCGTGCCGCCTCAACGCGCGGTATGGATTCCCGCAGGGGTCACGCATCAGGTCAGGATGCTGGACGTCAGTACGCGCAGCGCCTATCTGGAACCCGGCGCGGCGCGCGCAGGCCGTTCTGTGTGCGAAGTGATCGAGGTATCTACGCTGCTGCGCCAGCTACTGTCGGAAGCCGTCGACATGCCCGCCGCCTATGACCTTGACGGCCGCGACGGCGCACTTGCTGCGCTGCTGCTGCATGAAGTGGACCGGGCTTGCGTTTTGCCGCTGCATATTCCGCTACCGCGCGACAAGCGCCTGGCGCCGCTGTGCAAAGCATTTATTGCCGCGCCCGATGCGCATGTGCCGCCCCAGATGTGGGCAGATCAACTGCACATGAGCCTGCGTACGTTCAGCCGGTATTTTCGTCAGCAGACAGGGATGGCGTTTTCTGAATGGCGCCAGCGCGCTTGCGTGGTGCTTGCGCTGGCGCGGCTGGCATCCGGCGTGCCGGTGACGACGATTGCGCTGGACTTCGGGTATCAAAGTCCTGCTGCGTTTTCCACCATGTTCCGCCGAGTGCTGGGCCGGCCGCCCACGGAGTATTTGCGGCAGGACTAG
- the trhA gene encoding PAQR family membrane homeostasis protein TrhA → MFPNDRPQTLGEEIANTISHGVGAAGAVAAAPILIVAAVRQGDTAFIAGAAVFALSMCLLYLASTIYHALPKCRAKQIFNVLDHSAIYLLIAGTYTPFALGALRGPWGWTLFGLVWGLALIGVGLKASKRLNRPAVSTGLYLAMGWLVIIAVNPLIERVPTGGLWWLVAGGLAYTGGVVFFVFDNRWRYSHFIWHLFVLAGTICHFFAVLWYAA, encoded by the coding sequence ATGTTCCCAAACGACAGACCCCAGACCCTGGGCGAAGAAATCGCCAACACCATCAGCCATGGCGTAGGCGCGGCGGGAGCCGTTGCGGCCGCCCCCATTTTGATCGTGGCCGCAGTGCGCCAGGGCGACACAGCCTTTATTGCCGGGGCAGCCGTATTCGCTTTGTCGATGTGCTTGCTGTATCTGGCATCCACCATCTATCACGCGCTGCCCAAGTGCCGCGCCAAGCAGATTTTCAACGTGCTGGATCATTCGGCCATCTATCTGCTTATCGCCGGAACCTATACGCCGTTTGCCTTGGGCGCCTTGCGCGGCCCGTGGGGCTGGACGCTGTTTGGCTTGGTCTGGGGTCTGGCGCTGATAGGCGTGGGGCTTAAGGCCAGCAAGCGGCTGAACCGCCCAGCCGTGTCGACCGGCCTGTACCTCGCGATGGGCTGGCTGGTGATCATCGCGGTGAACCCGTTGATCGAGCGCGTGCCCACGGGCGGACTGTGGTGGCTGGTTGCGGGCGGGCTGGCCTACACGGGCGGCGTTGTGTTCTTTGTTTTCGACAACCGCTGGCGCTACAGCCATTTCATCTGGCATCTGTTCGTACTGGCCGGCACGATCTGCCACTTCTTCGCGGTACTTTGGTACGCGGCATAA